Below is a window of Candidatus Kinetoplastibacterium oncopeltii TCC290E DNA.
TTATCAACTACTTCAGTTCCTTCTATAACCTTACCAAATACCGTATATCCCCAACCATTTAAAGTAGGAGATTTATAATCAAGAAATCCATTATCAGAAGTATTTATGAAAAATTGTGAAGTGGCAGAATGAGGATCATTTGTCCTAGCCATAGCTATAGTATAAATATTATTTTTGAGACCATTATTTGCCTCATTTTCTATAGGACTTTCCAAATTTTCTTTATTAGTTAGGCTAGGTAATAATCCGCCACCCTGTATCATGAATCCTTTTATTACACGATGAAATATTGTTCCATTGTAAAAATTTTTATCTATGTATTTTAAAAAATTTTCAACTGTATTCGGAGATTTTTCTTTATCAAGAAGAATAATGATTCTGCCATGATTTGTCTGTATTTGAGCTTTACACATGATTTGTAAAATATTAGTTATTATTTATAAGTTCTTCTACAGTAAATGTAGAGTTATTATTCTATCATAATATGATTAATTAATTACCATAGCAATAATTTAACTATTATGTTTATATCATCATTCACG
It encodes the following:
- a CDS encoding peptidylprolyl isomerase, with product MCKAQIQTNHGRIIILLDKEKSPNTVENFLKYIDKNFYNGTIFHRVIKGFMIQGGGLLPSLTNKENLESPIENEANNGLKNNIYTIAMARTNDPHSATSQFFINTSDNGFLDYKSPTLNGWGYTVFGKVIEGTEVVDKINNVKTSNKGFYSDVPIDDVKIENVEIIE